The genomic interval TGGGAAGACAGGTTTGTGCGTCCCCATTTTGCACCTGAGGAACCTGCCTCAGAGTGCAGTGAAGTCATatacccaaggccacacagagcACTGAATCTCCGGGCTTTGGAGAGAAGCCAAGAGGGCAAAAGCCAGCAGCTCCTGAATCCAGGAAGGCCCAGgtggaaaccccccccccccccccccccccccccctatcaCCTCTTCTCTTATAGGACAGGCTCCAGCTTTGCTGAACAACCCCCTCCCATTGGTACGTGGGTTTCATCAGATCCTACGGAAGGTCCAGAGAACGACAGGAAGAGGGAATAGAGGGGAGGCATTGGCTCAAGAGCCCTGGAAGACTGGCTTCTTTATGGCCCCCTCCCAGTTGCACCTGGTCCCCCCAGTCCTGGGGGGAGCCAGCCTTGGGGTAGTGGGAGGGAACAGGACTGGATCTTTAGCCTTCCACAAGCAAACACATTATGGGGTGAACACTGCACATCAGAGGCAGTCATTGAGGCTGTGAGTACAAATGGATCCAGGCTCCCACTTTTCAGATGGGGACACCAAGGCCCAGAAAAGGCAGGACTTGCATAATCGCTGTGTGAAGTAGAGGCAGGGTTAGTCCTGGCATCTAGGAGTCTGAGCCCACTCAGGCTCTGCCCTCCAGATCACAGCTTTCTGCCATCCCCTGCCCTATCACCACAGCCCTTGTTGGAAAAGTCTGGTCttcatcaaacaaacaaacaaaatcccaacaTCTTCTAGAAGATATTGTCCACATAAGTCAGTCTGCCCACTGAACCCTCAGTCACCCTCAGAACACCAAGCGTGTTTGACGTCCCCTGCAGCCgctgtcccctctcccctctcccagaggaAGTTTGGTTACTACTTGGCAGAAAGACAGCACTTAGGAATCCCAACCAGTAAataatctgtctctctttccctcttcccgcccctctctctctccctctctctctctcatttctcctGGTCTCACATCAAACCAGAAGGCTAATGGAGATGTGTGCTGATTTAAGGAAAGTCTTAgatgaaaatgtatttccttttattatatacggagatatttttaaatgcatataaataaacatttttaatttgctgAAACGTTCAGACTGTATCACTGTAGAGCATGTGTTTTGTTACACCAGCGAGTGGCGACTGTAAAAAATGAGGAATCAGGCTGCTGGTCCATCTGGTATGATTCAGAGAAAGTGGCTCTGGTGCGGCCGTGCTGGGACAGGATTGCCCTCCAAAGCCGCCCTCTCCTAGGCCTGCTGTGCTCCCAGGTTCTGCATCCCATTGGCGGGGCACCTCATCCACCAGGAGCCAGGCTGGTTTCCTCGGACAAATCCCCATCACAATCCGTTacacgtgcgtgtgcacacacataccctGGGGGGCGGGAGACCCTTTCTATTCCTAGAGCTGGGCTGAGTCTTCCCCTAGAGTGGAGCTGTggccctctctgctctgcccacaCTGATCTCTTGGCAGTCGAGACAGACTGAGGTTCTCAGCGGGGCATTAGGGGTCTGCAGATGAAATTGCATGCAAAACATAGTGCTGATGGGCATGCTTCTGATTTGCTGCAGGCCATGACCAGGCCATGGGCCTTTGAGGGCCAGGCCAAGCCATATCTGATGTTTGTCTGGAGCCCCAGTCTCCAGCCACCGGCGCCTGCCCCCCAGGGGGAACGGGGACATAAAATTGCTATATACAGAACAGAAGTAACAGCAGCTCCTCACGAGAGGAAAGCTAGAATACCTCTTAGCACTGGGCTGGCTTCTGGGTCCCACAGGACAGGAAGGGTCCCTTTCTTGAGCCACAACACCCCAGGCTCTGGGGGGACCCTCTGAGTGATAGGGAACTCATTGTCTCACAAGGCAGCCCATGACACTGCTTGAAAGTCACTTTAGATaaagttttcctcttttctggagGTTGACAGGTGATCAACCTCACTTGTGGGCCCAACCTAGCCCCCTGACCTTCCACGTGGGCTTCACCTGCCGCTCACCCAGCCTGCCAGGCCCGGCCACTGCCCTCCAGCCAGACAGAGGTTTTCCTGTGGCTGGGGACAGGCTTGCCCTGCCTCACATCTTCCACACCACCATCTGTCCTCAGCCTTGGGGTGGTGGGGACATTAGGCGGGCCCGCCAGCATCTCACATTAGGACACAACAGCCCTGTAAGCAGGTGGCTAAAAGACAGCACCTACCCTGTGCTAAATTCTGGATAGGTCAAAGTGTTTCATTTCCATTGACAAACgaggaggctgaggctcagagaagctaagtaagTTGTCTGAAGTCTCAGAGCTTGGAGGTAGTCAAGCCGGAGGCCAGGCCACGTGACAAAACGTGCCGTGAACACCGAGTTACAGCTGAAGCATGGCCCTCCAGCCCACAGCATGCCCACACTCCAGAGTGTGTGGTGCTCCCTGGGGTGCTAGCAGGGGCTGGTAGGGGGCTCCCGGGTAGCAAAGCATGGAGAATGCTGGATTAAAGAAAAGTCAAGGGGTTTCTTTGCTGCTGGACATATCAGAGCCTTTGATGTGTTTACGTGCCACTCTCACCCCCAGAAGGGTTGAGTCTGCGGGACTTGCCAAACTTATTTGACCTGAGCCACTTCttaaatgaggcccagagaggagatgcAGTTaccccagggtcacacagcaaatatttGTGAAGGTCAGAATCCGCGCGCTGCCAACCGCACCTTCCACCaaccttcctcctctgctcttggAAGCAGAGTCCTTTCCCTGGTACCGCCTTGTTCCCAGGCCTTAGATGCCCACCATCTTCGGGGAAGCTGTGCTGTCTCCCAGGCCaccagcaggaggagggggaagtgcCTGCTGCTCCCAGGGGCTTGTGTGGGGACTGGATCCACCTTGTGCATTGCTGTCACGTGCCCCAGGAGCaaagggcaggcaggcaggctgcaCACACTTTTTATGGCTGGGCCACATCCCAGAACGGTAAACAGGGGCAGGCAGCTGGCACCAGAGGCTTCTCAGGAGCGAAGGCCCCAGACTTCTGCCCGCCCCTGGAAGGGAGTTGAGGACAGTAGCTTGTCtcaggagtttaaaaaaaattatattttaagttcaCATTGTCAGTACTCTTTTTTATGAGTATGTTGGTCTTTTTTTGGTCTGACAGCACCTACTAGACCTTTAGGCCCCAATccaaacatcacctcctccaggaagcctcccagACCTTCTGCTATAAGCTGGGAGCCCACTCTGGGCTCCCCGGATGCTCTGTTCCTTTGATGCCCAGGGCATAGCTCCGACTGGGAACTTTTGTGGGCCAAGGAACTTTTGTGGGCTCAGCCAGGCCTGGCACACGGGGGTTCCCAATGAGTATCATctgttgaaagaaaaatgtgagctGAAAGTACttgagtaataaaaaaaaacaaaactgatataTTGGGTCTGATGATTCTGCTTATAAGatgcacttaaaattttacataGTCTCATGGACTTACTCTAACATGTCCTCTTTTGAtctttcaaacacattttaaaggtgACCTTGTTACAGGCCTACAGAGACTGGAGGGGACCGCGCAATTGTTAGGGAAGGGTGAGGACGGTTTATGCTTCTTCAGCATCTTCCTTTAATGCTGTGTACAAtgatttttatacttctttttaaagagaaaaaaaatttattcttgaaGCTGCATCCAAGAGATTCCACTCTATGTACAACGCTTGCCCAGCTGTGAGCGCCGCTTGGTCCAGAGGAAGTCCCCCGGGGACTCCCTGGGGCCTGGGCCCTAAGGGACAGCCTAGTGGGGTGACAGAAACTAGGCAGGTGGATGCTGCCCCTCTGGCCCCCCTTGGCTCCCCCCCATCTGGAGGCCCCACTGAGAATGCTCGCGGGGGGATATGGCTCTGCGGTCCAGAGGAGTCGGTCATCAGAGCCTCTTGCTCTGGTTCCGTCTTGTGGGCTTTGCGCTTTGCATCCAGCCTGGACAGGGGTCAGGGCAATTTGCGGTGGGGGGCAGCCGGAGGGGAGGCTGCAGGAAGAGGCAGGTGTGAGCTGACTGCATCCCTCCCCCTCGGTTCCGGGCTGCAAGCTTTCCATCTTCTCTCAGCTCTGACCCCTTTCTCCAGAGTCAGTGCACTCCCTCCAGGGGCCTCCCACCCTTGAACCTATGGAAGGGGAGGTGGGACCTAGGGACTTATTGCCCCTCACCTAGCCCTCTGGGGATTGAGACCTCCTACCCTGGGTTCTTTTACCCCCCTGAGGCCTAGAACACAGGAGCTGGAAAGGTCCTTCTCCCACAGGCTCACTGCACAGATGGGCCAAGGGGATGCAAGGGCTGGGTGggcaacttgtccaaggttaccTAGAAGgtcagtggcagggctgggactcagaCCGAGCCTCCTAGGCCTTAACGGGAGCCACATGCCCAGCGTCGGAgtccccaggcccccagcccgcggggtgggggcagggggctatGGAAGATACTCCTCCTTAACAGGCATTGGGGAGGAGGCACCCAAGaggctggcagagctggggcccAGGCCCCCCAGGGACGGCCCAGCTGCGGTGGGGGCCACTTCGTGGGCTGGCGGtgggggctgctgctgctgctgctgcttctttttgttCACTTTGCGCTCCTTTGCCCGCCGGTTTTGGAACCAGATCTTCACCTGTGGTATCAGAGAGCAGAGATGGGctaggctggggggggggggggggggggggggggggagaccaaaaggcagagcaagaggaagagggaggataGCTGGGCTCTTATTTCTCCACAGgggcctcctctccctgcaccaCCACCCAGACTATTCATGGACGCTGAATACATCCTCCCCGTCTACAACCTGCAACCCTAAAGACAACTTTCTCTGTAACCTCCTCTGTCCCCATTTTCTAAGGCCATGCTCTAacacccctcctccaggaagacttccctgTGCTCCCTGGGACTTAAACAGGAATCATCATAGCCTGCTGTAGCCTATAGCTAAGCAGATCCCCTATCCCCCCCGTTGGGGGTCAGGGATAGTGGGGTTTGGGTTTCTGCTATGCTGTGTGACTATGGCCAGAGACTCAACCTCTCTGTTCTCCCTTGACTGAGTCCGTAATCTGCCTGACAGCCTGGAGGCCAGACTCCCAGTACTGCTCCCGTGGTTAAGGTGGGGGTGCCCACACACCTGCCGTTCAGTGAGCCCCAGATTGGCGGCCAGCTCTGACTTCCGCCGGATGGTGATGTAACGGCTATAGTGGAACTCCTTTTCCAGCTCCAGGCGCTGGTGGTCGGTGTAGACCACACGGTACTTGTCCTTGGTCCGGGTCTTACCTGAGAAGCAGAGGGGCCAGGAGACGTggtgagggggtgggtggggcctgtAAAAGGCCCAGGCAGGGCCCCGTGAAGGGAGAAATCCAGGCCCCCAAGGGAGAaccttgaggtggggagggacacacacCGAGGCCTGGGGTAACAATTACTCCCCCAATGTCAGGCTTGGAGACCCCCAACCTGAGAGGCAGGCACTGCTCTCATGCCCATTTGGGGaggcactgaggctcagagaagagaagCCACTCACTCAGGGTTACACAGCAAGCTGCTGGTGGAGCTGGGGTTTCAATCCGGCTCCTCTGACCCTACTGTGATCGCCAGCTCCACCAGCTCTAACCCAGCAGTTTCCAGATGCCGCTGCGCAAAGGACACTTGGGGAGCTTGTGGAAAACACAGCTTCCCGGCCATCCCTGACCCTGTGAACTGGAAAGGCTGGCGATAGAGTCTGCATTTTTAGCAAGCCCCCCTGGTGGTTCTGATTCAGGATCCTGAGACCACAGGCACTCACACCGGCGACACGGAGGGTCACCTGGCAGGCCAGGCCAGATGGAGACTAATGACAAGTCAGCTGCCCCTCTTTCCAGTGCATGagaagagagtggggaagagcGACCACAGGTAGAGGCAGAAGCTTGCCGCACCGTCCTGGGGTGGGCGCTCCTCAATTTCCGTCAGACCCCTGGTGGCTGCTGGCCCTGAGACCAAACAGAAAACACTGAGACAGCTGGTGGCCCTGAGGACCTGTCAGGTACCTCAAAAGGCCCTGGCCCTAGACACCAAGCCCCAAACTGGGGTTGGTCTGCCCAGAGCCATCCACACTGCCGCTTCTTCTGCGGGCACAGAGCAGTGACTCAGGCTCAggctacaaatatttactgagctcctgcTGTGGGCCAACCACTGGGGTATACCagtaagcaaaactaaaaaaaaaaaaaaaaaaaaatcccttctcaCAGTGAAATTAGGTTCTAGTGGAGGGAGCTAGACCAAAATAATTTGATATGTTAATACTACATATTTGATATGTTAGTTGATAGGTattccagagaaaaagaaggcaggaaaagaggacTGGGAATTTGGGGAGGAGAGAGTACGTGATTTTAAATAGAGTCATCCATGAAGGTCTTACTGAGAAGGGGAATTTAAGCAAAGATCTAAAGGAGGCGAAGGAAATAGCCATGCAGGTGTCTGGGGAAGAGGGTTCCAGGTgcagggaacagcaagtgcaaaggccccgtgGTGGGCGCAAGCCTGACATCTGACATGTGTGAGGAACAGTGAGGAGGCTGGCATAGCCAGACTGCAGTGAGCAAGGACAGAGGGGCAGGCTATCCAGAACCTTACAGGCCATGAAAAGGACTCTGGGTTTTACTCTGTCTGGGATGGGAGCCATTGCAGGGTTCTGAGCCCAGGAGACAGGAAGTCTGATGTAGGTTTCAATATGACTTTGGCTGCTGCATGGAGGACAGATTGGCAAGAGGATGGGGGAAGCACAGATAGTCCCGCAGTAACCCAGGAGAGAGAAGGATGTGGCTTGGCTTCTCTACAGGGCTCAGCCTGGGGCCAAGAGCTGGACTTGAGGACCGACTGGGGTTAATGTCAGGGCTCTCTTTGGGGCTGGGATCAGAGGTCTGTCTGGAGAGAATATTAAGAGTCATGCTTGGCCTGGGCTGGTGCGGGGGCCTGGCTAAACACCAGCTTCCTTCGTAAGAAGCTGAGAACTTGGCTATAAATAGGAGGCACACGCAAGCACTTTCAGGCCCACACGTGTGTCCCACCAGGGTATGGCGGGTCTTGGAATCACCATCGACCCTGCTCCACCTTACCCAGTTACCCCCACACAGCCTGGCCTTTACCCCCCCGGGGTCACAGCTCTGGCTTTGCCTGTCCCTCAGCACCCCTGTGCTAaccacccacccctctcccagctcccGCCCCACTACTAAGCCCACGCAGCTTGGCAGGACGGCCACCGGGCTCCCCAAGAGCCAAATGGTTTTGCGGAAAATGGGAGACAGCAGATGTTTCTGGGCTTTTTTCCTTGGGTTTCCTGCCAGAGCAGCAGAACCGCACTGGACGCTTCCACATCCACTGACCTCAGCCCACCGCCTGATGTAGCACGGGACAACTTCGGCCCTCGGCCAGGTCTGGCCCAGGAAAGGGACAAGGGAGTGGCTGCTGAGGCCTTGGCTCCAGATGGGCCCTTCCTTGGCCTAGAAAATTCAACGCCAACTCAAAAACAGTTCTGCCTAATGCCACCACCCCCAGAGCCCAACAGAGCTCTGCATCTTCGCTGGGCTAACGCCAGAAGGGCTCGGTTTAGTCTcctcccattttacggatgaagaGACTAAGGGTTCCAGCAGGTTATACAACTGCTGGAGGTCCAAATAATAGAGACCTCGTGAGTCCTTCTAGTTCAACCTCCCTGTACAGTCGGGGTCACTGAAGCCCCCTGCAAGTgtggacttgcccaaggccatgtcATCTGGTCTAGAGTCCCACTCCTTGCTCCTGGCACAACTCCCCACCCCGTCAGGCTTAGGGTCCACAGAGCCCCCCAAGAGGCCCCCTAATCCTGGGCAAGAGACGCTCAAAGAGCAGACCACTGCTATACTTGTACTTCTGGGAAGGGAGGGGCCAGATCATGGTGAGGACAGGCCCCCgagagccctgggctggggctggatgGTCCACAGGCTGGGTGGGCCCTTGAAAATTCCCAGAACACTCacagcctgaagtggggctgCAAGGCTCCCTTCCCACCCAAACAGCCTGAGATTATGAGCAGCGCTTACAAAGACACCCTTTTCCTTAGGCACCCAGGGCTCCTTCCCATTTTTTCTGATGAGCAAGCGGGGATCCATCACACCCAGTTTTGTAATGgggggaaactggggctcagaaggGGGGCATCTTTGCCGAGGGCCATCCTGCCTGGTAGCGGTATAAACCCTGGGCTCTGGCCACTCAAACCGTAGCTTGACTCATCCCAGATTTGAGGAGGGGGGTACCAGATAGGAGATAGGGCTCTAGCCACGTAATTATCTCTTGCTGTTCTTGCCAGGGCAGACCCAGCCCCCAGACCCTGTCGCCTCCTCTCTGGGCCCAGGAGATGGGGCTGGTAAGCTCAGGAACCACTGGCCAACCTCTATCTGGTGAAGCTCTCAAAGCACACCATTTTACTGCTAAGAAAATGGCTCTGCCGAAGAACAAAACATTTGGTATCACACTGTGGTCCGGGAACCAACAGATCCCATATGCTGTCCACGGAGTAATAACTGGAACATTCTCCTTGGAGCCCAACTTGGTACTATCTAGCCTCATTTAACACGCACCCTTCAACCCATTAATCCCAATTCCTGGAATTGATCTCACAGAAAAAGTGCCCAAAGCTATGGCTGTTTTGAAAGGCACAAGACTAAAAACTGTACATGTCTACACGTAGGGAAGTTGCTAAACAAGAGACGGTAGGTCCACGAAGAGGAACACTATActggggggtctgggtggctcaggtggctgagcgtctgacttgggctcaggtcgtgatctcgcagtctgtgagttcgagccccgcgtcgggctctgtgctgacagcttagagcctggagcctgcttcgagttctgtgtttccctctctctctgctcctcccctgctcatgctctgtctctctctgtctctcaaaaataaataaaatggtgagaaaaaaaaaaagaaagaaagaaactataaagGTCCCTACATACTAATATGGAGTGATTTCTAAGatatgttgagaaaaaaaaagacaaaatagcgTGAATGgcatattactgttttttttgtataaaagtggggagacacacacacatacatacacactcacacatgtaTGTGTACCCATAGAATTCTTTCTAAAAGAATATACAAGCCAATAACAGGGCTGCCTCTGGAGAGGGAGCTAGAAACTGTGGGGCCTCAGGAAGGTGAGAATGTAAGAGTCTTTGAgaggattctcttttccttttcctttcttttctttccttctttcctttctttccttctttctttttctttcttctttctttcttctcttccttccttctcttctttctttccctccatcccttccttccttctttttctttctttctctttctttctttctttctttcctttatttccttcctgtctctcctttatttccttccttcctctctctcttatgtttatttttgagaaagagagagagagagagagagagggagagaaagaaaacgagtgggggaggggcagagagagagagggaaacacagaatctgaagcaggttctaggctctgagctgtcagcacagagcccggaatggggcccgaacccacgaaccacaagaccatgacctgagctgaagttggacgcttaactgactgagccaccaaggctcccctcatttgttattttccttcctccctcccttccttccttccttccttccttccttccttccttccttcctttccttccttcctttccttccttccttccttccttcctttcctccttcttttctcttttctctttctctctctctctctcttttttttttaccatgtgtgatatgaatttgtatttttaatgacagTCAGGAGCCCTGGGCTCCAGTCCCAGCTCTAGGCCAGAACTCTTGACTGCCCCAagccaccctcccttccccctcctatGAGCacctgcgccacccaggagcctaggagggagggggcagggaggtgtgTGAGAgcagcaggcagggagagggccCTGGGATGAATGATTTACAGGCCCCTGGGATGCTGGGGCTGAGAGGGAAGTCCGGGCTCCTGCAACAGGTGTCTGACGGAGGCCAGCCGCTCCCAGCCACCTAATGAATAACCCTCCGGGCCAGATGCCAGTGcaagtgggtgggaggaggggtggggagccccCTCCAGCTCTTCAGTGGTGAGCACACCAGGGAAGATCCTCGGATAACTCACCCAAATGAGAGGCTTTCTCTTTGCTCAGGCTTTGGGACACGAGGAATGGCTCATCCGTGTGCACTGGGCGGCTGTGGAGGTAGCAAAGTCCCCATCTCCGAAAGCATGCACACTGGAGGTCCTGGGAAGCTCTTTAAAAGCACAGATTCTAGGCCAGAAATTCAGATTCGGTGGGGCTAAAATGGGACTCAGGGATTTGATGTGTGACGAGCTCTCAGG from Panthera uncia isolate 11264 chromosome A1 unlocalized genomic scaffold, Puncia_PCG_1.0 HiC_scaffold_17, whole genome shotgun sequence carries:
- the CDX1 gene encoding homeobox protein CDX-1, which translates into the protein MAGKLCFPQAPQVSFAQRHLETAGLELVELAITVGPHPPPHHVSWPLCFSGKTRTKDKYRVVYTDHQRLELEKEFHYSRYITIRRKSELAANLGLTERQVKIWFQNRRAKERKVNKKKQQQQQQPPPPAHEVAPTAAGPSLGGLGPSSASLLGASSPMPVKEEYLP